From a region of the Marinitoga sp. 1197 genome:
- the mraY gene encoding phospho-N-acetylmuramoyl-pentapeptide-transferase has protein sequence MLLSIILILIFMEFLLYPVYIKWAQKKQFGQYIRPEGPDLHGYKQGTPTAGGILFIPTISILNIISYIYYNDLIFMYIAMSAFLFGLIGFFDDFSSILKKDAMGLSPKGKLALQILFSSLLFIIFFNFNMDYILKIPFTTYNLKLSSIPYLLFYILFFTGFSNATNLTDGLDGLAGGTFIISSIFTILIGVYYFNAPIILLYTIILPVTIFLIFNVKPAKVFMGDTGSLALGAILSALVTYYHIELFLIFTGFIFVIETLSVIIQVFSFKLRGKRVFLMSPIHHHFELKKWPEENITFRFILVNLIFSLIGFGGIL, from the coding sequence ATGCTTTTATCAATTATTTTAATATTAATATTTATGGAATTTTTGTTGTATCCGGTATATATAAAATGGGCTCAAAAAAAACAATTTGGACAATATATTAGACCAGAAGGTCCTGACCTTCATGGTTATAAACAGGGAACACCAACAGCTGGAGGAATATTATTTATACCAACTATTTCTATTTTAAATATAATTTCGTATATATATTATAATGATTTAATTTTTATGTATATTGCTATGTCTGCCTTTCTTTTTGGGCTTATTGGTTTTTTTGATGATTTTAGCTCAATATTGAAAAAAGATGCAATGGGATTATCTCCAAAAGGGAAACTGGCTTTACAGATATTGTTTTCCTCTTTATTATTTATTATATTCTTTAATTTTAATATGGATTATATTCTAAAAATCCCATTTACAACCTATAATTTAAAACTATCATCAATACCGTATTTATTGTTTTATATATTGTTTTTTACAGGTTTTTCAAATGCTACGAATCTTACAGATGGACTCGATGGGTTAGCTGGCGGAACTTTTATAATATCTTCAATATTTACTATATTAATTGGTGTATATTATTTTAATGCACCAATCATTTTGTTATATACTATTATATTACCAGTAACTATTTTTCTCATTTTTAATGTTAAACCAGCTAAAGTTTTTATGGGTGATACAGGTTCTTTAGCTCTTGGCGCAATATTGAGTGCATTAGTAACATATTATCATATTGAATTATTCCTTATTTTTACTGGATTTATTTTTGTAATAGAAACTTTGAGTGTTATTATTCAGGTATTTTCATTTAAATTACGAGGAAAAAGAGTTTTTTTAATGTCTCCTATACACCATCATTTTGAACTGAAAAAGTGGCCAGAAGAAAATATAACTTTTAGATTTATATTGGTTAATCTAATATTTTCATTAATAGGTTTTGGAGGTATATTATGA
- the murD gene encoding UDP-N-acetylmuramoyl-L-alanine--D-glutamate ligase, with the protein MKICLVGYGISNEALLKNILIKENVEIFVSNNKELSYKDIIFFDKNKISYEEQHGKLLKEADLAIISPGIHPESLPIKIIRENNIPYTTEIEYSWRKIKEKNPESVFIGVTGTNGKSTTTKLISHILSKSYNTFVGGNLGTPLSSANFDKEIYIVEISSFQIFWGENFIPEIAVLINLMPDHLNWHASLEEYYNTKLGLIHKTIQNDGIGFVNSNLKSYFKENTNNIYFFGDNGEYIWKNNMIETKNNINIKITNETLNLDLYKEDVLAAVSVALNFDLSKILIEESLKTFKTLEHRMEFVGEYKGIKFFNDSKATNVHAALSAYKSFREKNYIAILSGQPKNEDMEILLKELQNYAKKVLVFGDMVGEIKKYKFFTNYIVEDNLKSTIKKAVAIFRNNTYKEDIYIILSPAGASYDLFKNYKERGKKFKEEVYKLMEMI; encoded by the coding sequence ATGAAAATATGTCTTGTTGGATATGGTATAAGCAATGAAGCATTGCTAAAAAATATTTTAATTAAAGAAAATGTAGAAATTTTTGTAAGTAATAATAAAGAATTATCATATAAAGATATAATCTTTTTTGACAAAAACAAAATATCATATGAAGAACAACATGGAAAACTTTTAAAAGAAGCAGATTTAGCTATAATAAGCCCTGGAATTCATCCAGAAAGTTTGCCTATAAAAATTATCAGGGAAAATAATATTCCCTACACCACAGAAATTGAATACTCATGGAGAAAAATAAAAGAGAAAAATCCTGAATCTGTATTTATAGGCGTTACAGGAACTAACGGAAAATCTACTACAACTAAATTAATATCACATATATTATCAAAATCTTATAATACTTTTGTTGGTGGAAATTTAGGAACTCCTTTATCCTCGGCGAATTTTGACAAAGAAATTTATATAGTAGAGATTTCAAGTTTTCAAATTTTTTGGGGTGAAAATTTTATACCAGAAATTGCTGTTTTAATCAACTTAATGCCAGACCATTTAAATTGGCATGCATCACTTGAAGAATATTATAATACAAAATTAGGCTTAATACATAAAACCATTCAAAATGATGGTATAGGTTTTGTCAATTCAAATCTCAAATCTTATTTTAAAGAAAATACAAATAATATATATTTTTTTGGGGATAATGGCGAATATATATGGAAAAATAACATGATAGAAACAAAAAATAATATTAATATAAAAATAACAAACGAAACATTAAATTTAGATTTATATAAAGAAGATGTTCTGGCTGCTGTTTCAGTTGCATTGAATTTTGATTTATCAAAGATTTTAATTGAAGAATCATTAAAAACTTTTAAAACATTAGAACATAGAATGGAATTTGTTGGTGAATATAAAGGGATTAAATTCTTTAATGATTCAAAAGCAACAAATGTTCATGCGGCTTTATCAGCATATAAATCATTCAGAGAAAAAAATTATATAGCTATACTTTCTGGCCAGCCAAAAAATGAAGATATGGAAATTCTTTTAAAAGAATTACAAAATTATGCAAAAAAGGTACTTGTTTTTGGAGATATGGTTGGCGAAATAAAAAAATATAAATTTTTTACCAATTATATTGTTGAAGATAATTTAAAATCTACTATAAAAAAAGCTGTTGCAATATTCAGAAATAACACTTATAAAGAAGATATTTATATTATTTTATCTCCTGCAGGAGCAAGTTATGATTTATTTAAAAATTATAAAGAACGCGGGAAAAAATTTAAAGAAGAAGTGTACAAATTAATGGAGATGATATAA